The sequence below is a genomic window from Rhodothermales bacterium.
TCGAAAGGGATGCGGACCCGGCCCTCGCCGGGCCCGCGCAGGTTGGAATCGGGTCACCCGGTGATCAGGCCGGCCTTACCGTCGGCCGACACCTTGAAATGGACCCACATGCCGGTGGTGGCGTGCGCCGGGATGTAGCAGACCAGCACGTAGTCGCCGGCCTTGTCCGCCTGGAACGTGAGCACTTCGCTTTTGCCGGGCAGCGTCGCCCCGGTCATGTCGGTCGGATTCGAGCTGA
It includes:
- a CDS encoding sulfocyanin-like copper-binding protein, coding for PEGYTVTLTFKNNDPVMAHSIGVAMPMAAYPPMFDNPQPVFAGAISSNPTDMTGATLPGKSEVLTFQADKAGDYVLVCYIPAHATTGMWVHFKVSADGKAGLITG